tccatcgCTTCATTCACCATGAGCGCAGACTGCAGCAGCTACTACAGCGCGGACGGCGTGTTCGTGGACGCGTTCTCGTGCCCCCGGGCGGGAAACGCTGCCGGCGCCGCGTACTGCTGCGGGTTTAACGACGTGAAGTACTGCTGCGATGATCCCAACAGCTTCTTCCCCTATGAGTACGGGTACATGTGGTGGCTGAGGTAAGGGGGGGGGGCAAGTGGCAGGAAGtgcttctgttttctgcttgtttgccttgttttgttttgtgttgttttgtcaccGATTTGAAATTCCTAAATAATGTGAAGACGTTAGGAGGCTGTGGCGGGATCAACAGGTGGACTTATCTCTGTGTAGCGCAGCTTTTTaagcttttttgtttgcattttgaacTGTCCAGGAAAGAAAGCCGATTAATTCAGTCaaagccttcttcttcttctactacttttttttctatgtatttCCCCTCACATCTCTTCCAGCAGGGAAGCCACGCCTGCACACTTCTTTTAAATTCCTGTGCGGCACCCCACAAATATCACtacttcattcatttatttgtaacaCACTGTCATCATGGGAAGTTTTTCTACCTTATGCTCAGTTTAATGCGATGTCTAGATTCTTCACTGCGttattaaaggagcattatgaTGTatttggggaagacattttaatcagaagagaaagatcttcactgtctgattttttttttattattatttttttatgtctaaacaaactgtctttgttttcatgactgaataaacaaactgaccttaaaggacaacacaatttcattactgttatgtttatatgtggcggaccctgccacctttctagcttcaaacagtgttctgtggaccttattttcctctgggaacagcttgttgattcggtcatggaaaaaaaaaaaagaatatttccaagtttgtattattacctcattaacgTGTAAATATCAGAATTCCGACACTGAATTTCTCCACCGACTACAAAGTGCCACTTTAATCTTTGCTTTTAATATTATATGCTTTCAACTCTTGTTACTGTCCTGCACATCATCCTGTTCCTCTACTTAACCTCTCTCTTCAGTATCGGCGCCCTGGTTGGTCTGTCCATAGCCGCCGTGGTCCTCCTCGCCTTCCTCATCACCGTATGTGTCCTGTGCTACCTATTCATAGCCACCAAACCCAGTCGCCTTGACAACGGGCTGCCCCTCAGAGTGCCAGGTGTGTGTAGTAGCGCGTGTGTGGAATTAGTTTTTCATTCTGACAAACAATCCCCGCCATCGGCAGCActttgagattttaaaaaactctcCTGTGCGATTGTTTGTGCGCTTTTCAGCAGGGGATCCCAGCGAGGGATCCAGTCGCGCCAGAGCGACCTGTGCCACCGGTCCGCAGGGATTCAGGAAACACTTCATGAGCAGGAAGCTGGACTGTGACAACCAGCCGCCAGACCCCGAGCTTCTGTTCCAGAGGTGCTTCACAGCTAACGTCACTGGCGTCAAAGTGGAAAGTCCCCCGTAGTTTGAGAGACttcttctgttaaaaaaaaaaaaaaaaaaaagggccatcAGTCCAGAGGTCAAGAGAACCTGTGAATCTGGAGGCGGGCTGCGCTGCTAAGGGGCCACTTTAACACAGTCGCTGACAGCAAGCAGTGTGCAGGCGTCGTGGCGGTGGAGTGCAGTAAATATCAAGTAATAAATAcacctggagaaaaaaataaccacTATGTACAGCAAACTCAACAAGTCCGTGCTTTGTCGACTCTGAAAAGCCTCCATGACATTTGCTCATGCACTGAATTTCTCGTAAGTAAGTGCTTCAGCGACATGCAGGAGTAATTGAACGCATGGAAACTGATTCAAGGTTCACGATTGTTTCGTAAGTGGCCTCAAGACTCATGAGTAATCCTGAAGGCAAGTGCTAATGGAACCTGGGACATAAGCCGAGTTTACATTCAGGATGTACAGTTTCGTGTGCATCTGGGAAAGATGCTGAagatgtgggggaaaaaaaaaaaaacaaaaaaacaagtgagtCCCAACTGCGAGGTCAGCTGTAAATTTTGTAGCCAAGGTGGCGACATTTTGCTCAGGGACTGAAAGATTTGTGGGGAGGTCGGTCACCAGATCCCCATGAAAACGTCAGTGTTGGTTCTCTTTTGGACGCTTAAAATGActtatgatgacatttttattacaaGTGTCCAAGATTGGGAAGGAATGTTGGGCATGTCCGATTTTGACAA
Above is a window of Acanthopagrus latus isolate v.2019 chromosome 21, fAcaLat1.1, whole genome shotgun sequence DNA encoding:
- the LOC119011594 gene encoding protein shisa-like-2B isoform X2; this encodes MSADCSSYYSADGVFVDAFSCPRAGNAAGAAYCCGFNDVKYCCDDPNSFFPYEYGYMWWLSIGALVGLSIAAVVLLAFLITVCVLCYLFIATKPSRLDNGLPLRVPGDPSEGSSRARATCATGPQGFRKHFMSRKLDCDNQPPDPELLFQRCFTANVTGVKVESPP
- the LOC119011594 gene encoding protein shisa-like-2B isoform X1, with protein sequence MSADCSSYYSADGVFVDAFSCPRAGNAAGAAYCCGFNDVKYCCDDPNSFFPYEYGYMWWLSIGALVGLSIAAVVLLAFLITVCVLCYLFIATKPSRLDNGLPLRVPAGDPSEGSSRARATCATGPQGFRKHFMSRKLDCDNQPPDPELLFQRCFTANVTGVKVESPP